A single Anopheles maculipalpis chromosome 3RL, idAnoMacuDA_375_x, whole genome shotgun sequence DNA region contains:
- the LOC126562407 gene encoding sodium channel protein Nach: MDLLRTFARESSIHGLAHLVRSQHWLEKAFWLVMLVFSVVCSVSICNMHWERYQNNATVLNVETDYLSWQFRPPAATVCSDHVNEEKLDQLLQRYWNVSSNHSNYDHYRQFLLTVARVRYDNLIKFEPFINDSKLASVSVIDLARELKSPLTPPWKTFAPVLTEVGVCYSSTMFYTFQSPYSDRSQVNYTKVRPADCYTLDVCRTMVAMSHVDSIRNDVYIHIEQDIMTPDSSIHYVLGQHDIISSSLSVEQVVASKALKQLSRRRRKCRLPTERLLYFNVYTINLCRMSCRIEAALQLCDCVPFFYNIGKTSCTPAGLYCLAVHFRVWYKTNCTCQPLCESVSFKQVLVKKTVLEQANSKLETQIIYPRMRMKRDVLFDISNLIVSLGGGAALFLGCSFISFVEVIFFVLEYVIKKAYQYHHRQREPIQS, translated from the exons ATGGATCTGTTGCGCACGTTTGCCAGAGAATCATCCATCCATGGGTTGGCTCATTTGGTGCGAAGCCAACACTGGCTAGAGAAAGCGTTCTGGCTCGTGATGCTTGTCTTCTCGGTCGTGTGTTCGGTCAGCATCTGCAACATGCACTGGGAACGTTATCAAAACAATGCAACCGTACTGAACGTGGAGACGGACTACTTAAGTTGGCAGTTTCGTCCACCGGCTGCAACCGTGTGTTCCGATCATGTTAATGAGGAAAAATTAGATCAACTGTTGCAAAG ATACTGGAACGTGAGTAGCAATCACAGCAATTATGACCATTATAGACAGTTCTTACTGACCGTTGCTCGTGTACGGTACGACAATTTGATAAAGTTTGAACCATTCATCAACGACAGTAAGCTTGCGTCCGTTTCGGTGATTGATTTGGCCCGTGAATTGAAGTCTCCACTCACGCCACCATGGAAAACGTTTGCGCCCGTTCTGACGGAGGTTGGTGTTTGTTACTCTTCGACAATGTTTTACACCTTTCAAAGCCCCTACAGTGATCG CTCGCAAGTTAATTACACAAAGGTACGCCCAGCGGATTGCTACACGCTTGACGTCTGTCGGACGATGGTGGCGATGAGTCATGTCGACTCCATTAGAAATGATGTG TACATCCACATCGAGCAGGATATTATGACGCCGGACAGTTCCATCCACTACGTGCTAGGCCAGCACGATATCATCAGCTCATCGCTCTCGGTCGAACAGGTGGTTGCCTCGAAAGCGCTCAAACAATTATCTCGCCGAAGACGCAAGTGTCGTTTACCAACGGAACGGTTACTCTACTTCAAC GTTTACACAATTAATTTGTGTCGAATGAGCTGTCGTATTGAGGCCGCCCTGCAGTTATGTGACTGTGTTCCGTTCTTCTACAACATTG GGAAAACTTCTTGCACACCGGCCGGACTTTACTGTTTGGCGGTACACTTTCGGGTGTGGTACAAGACGAACTGCACCTGTCAGCCGCTCTGCGAGTCCGTCTCCTTCAAGCAGGTGTTGGTGAAAAAAACG GTGCTCGAACAGGCAAATAGTAAGCTGGAAACTCAAATTATCTACCCACGGATGCGGATGAAGCGTGACGTACTTTTCGACATCAGCAATTTAATCG TGTCCCTAGGCGGTGGAGCAGCACTTTTCCTGGGCTGTAGCTTTATCAGCTTTGTGGAGGTTATATTTTTCGTGTTGGAGTACGTCATCAAAAAGGCTTACCAGTATCACCACCGGCAGCGCGAACCTATTCAGTCGTAA